The DNA sequence CCAAGGAATTTTACAGTAAATGAAGGGACAAATCTCCGTTTATATGTGCCCGAATTACTGCATGTATATTTAACAACCTATGAATGGTATAAGGATGGCGTTTTAATAAATGATAATGAAAGAATTAAAGGAAGTTCGAAACGGACTTTAAATATTGAAAACTTGTCATTAGAAGATACAGGAAGTTATATTTGTTATTACTGTGAGAATAATCCCAATAATTATGAGGTTAAATCTTATGGACCTATAACAGTAAATGTGCAGCCTGAAATACAAGAAGGTGAAGGTTCGGTGACTGAAGGAGAGGGAATTATAGAAGGTGAAGGTGTAGGTGAAGGGATAATAGAAGGCAGTGTAGAAGGAATTGAAGAAGGGATAATAGAAGGTATCGAAGAAGGAGAAGGCGAAGGATTAACAGAAGGAAGTATAGAAGGAGAAACTTTACCACCTCATAGTTCTGATAGGAATGGTGATTGGCGGATAGACCTATCCGAGTTGTTGCGTGTAATACAATTTTTCAATTCCGGTGGTTATCATTGTGAAGTTGGTACAGAAGATGGATTTGCTCCCGGTATCGATGGGGATAAAACATGTCGGCCGCATGATTCCGATTATAAACAACAAGATTGGAAGATTGATTTGAGTGAATTACTCAGAGTAATTCAGTTCTTTAATACAAATGGATATTATCCCTGTCCAGGAGCCAGTGAGGACAATTATTGCCCAAATATACAACAGTAATTTTCTCTTTTATAAAGTTTTACAAGTATTCTTACTAAAAATCTCAATAATTGTTATTTTTATTTGGTATTTATAAAAATTGTTTTGCTAATTTGTTGAGTTCTTCGACGCCTCGTTTAATAGTCTCGTCAGGAGCGGCAAAGGAAATGCGGAAGTGTGTTTTCTTATCAGAGAAAACACTTCCTGGAATTATAAGAATATTATTTTCTATTGCCTTTTTCACAAATTCATCACCACCACCTCCCGGAGCCTTAGGAAATATATAAAAAGCACCTTTCGGC is a window from the Candidatus Hydrogenedens sp. genome containing:
- a CDS encoding immunoglobulin domain-containing protein, whose amino-acid sequence is SVALTSESVSQFLPGLTFTPIDSRNYQLLTNYLGARDVNGNGILSPSEFADADKDGFTNAQEYLYFECDGKNAFVNAALNPNIKPPQFPPPRNFTVNEGTNLRLYVPELLHVYLTTYEWYKDGVLINDNERIKGSSKRTLNIENLSLEDTGSYICYYCENNPNNYEVKSYGPITVNVQPEIQEGEGSVTEGEGIIEGEGVGEGIIEGSVEGIEEGIIEGIEEGEGEGLTEGSIEGETLPPHSSDRNGDWRIDLSELLRVIQFFNSGGYHCEVGTEDGFAPGIDGDKTCRPHDSDYKQQDWKIDLSELLRVIQFFNTNGYYPCPGASEDNYCPNIQQ